In Camelina sativa cultivar DH55 chromosome 13, Cs, whole genome shotgun sequence, the genomic window agggtttcaaGGAGCTTCTTCTTCGAAGAAGACGGGACAAAGGGGGATTCGCGATTcgcagacaaaaaaaaaaaaaaaaagaatacggGGCCGTTTCGTGATGAGCAACGTTCCGGGTAAAGTGGAAAGTGGTCAACAAATTGCCACGTGGTTTGACACGTCAGATTCGTCTGGCGAATAGATTCGTATATAAATGATGCTTCAGCATATATTAAATCATCCTCTCATATTATATACTTGAGTTGAGAGAATAACACCTTCctatttaattttaactttacGACCCATATCATATAGTTCATGTTGATTATGTTAGGGATGCATATACATGTAACATGTGTAGATTCATTTGAATTGTTCATAACTGTAACAATTATGAATGGGAACAAATTTAGGAAggaaaaaccaaattaaaatgtacatttgattaatattattctttgcTTTTGCATTCTGTTGTTATCTCAGGACTTGTGATCTCTCTCAATCAAATAACCttaaaattagaagaaaacaaacaacaacaaaaaggcaaaaacaatttgcaaaaatatttgTGGTTAgatagttttttagttttttgggtggtttttatcaaaataaaataaaatataaaactagttTTGGTGGCTCATTTGTTTTGTACTGTTTCGTAGATGAATGATCAACAACAAACGTTGTGCCTTTGGACTATATAGATCCAACGTTGCATGTGTTTTAAATAGCAACTTATCATTATTACTATGTTTCACCGAATCTTCCTCTCCGCCATTCTCtatcaaaaccaaattttacaacaacaacgacaaaaaCACATCTCCTTTGGTTGTCCTGATCGAACGAAAACTCcataaaagaaattattaaGACAACAATGAGATTTTGTTCAATGTattgaataaatatattaaaaaaaaaaaaaaagagaaaaaagaataagGATGCTACGAAGAGCTGCGAGCAATGCGTACTCATGGTGGTGGGCAAGCCACGTTCGAACTAAACAATCCAAATGGCTCGAAGAAAACCTCCAAGGTTACAATATTACATTAATTCTCTCTTATCATTATTCATTTCTTGCACGATTTCAGAATTTTTGATAACATGTTTACATAGATATCGAGGGAAAGGTGCAATACGCACTTAAGCTTTTGGAAGATGAAGGTGATTCTTTTGCTAAGCGTGCAGAAATGTATTACAAGAGTAGACCTGAATTGATAAGTTTTGTGGAAGAATCTTTCAAGGCTTACCGTGCTTTAGCTGAACGCTATGATCATATCTCCAAGGAGCTTCAAAACGCTAACACCACAATTGCATCTGTTTTTCCTGACCAAGTCCCTGAGTTTGCCATgaacgaagacgacgacgacgatgctCCTACCACAcctagaaaacataaaacgcATGCATCAAATCAAAATGTTCCGAAGGTTCCTAATTTTCCCATTAAAGATCCTGAGGCTGCGAAAAAGTTGTTCATGTCAAGGAACGCTATTAAAGAACAAAACGCGTCGTCGTCCGTTGTTAACAAGTCCGGGATGAGTAAAGCCGAGGCGGTGGAAGAGATTGATAAGTTGCAGAAAGAGATTCTTGTTTTGCAGACTGAGAAAGAGTTTGTGAAGAGCTCTTATGAGAATGCACTTGCAAAGTATTGGGAGATTGAGAAATGTATCACAGAGAAACAAGGGAAGGTGTGTACTTTGCAAGACGAGTTTGACGAAGGTGCTGTTGTCATAGAAGATAAAGAAGCTCAGATATTAATGTCCACCGCAGCTCTCAAATCATGCCAAGAGAAACTAGAAGAGATGAAAGATCAACAGGAAAAGAATGTGAAAGAATCTGAGATTACAAGAGAACAGATCAAAGAGTCAACAGAGGAAGTTAGTAATCTTTCTGATGCATTGCCTGGTGATGgaaaaacaaaccaagaaatAGACAGTGATAAGGAGAAGTTGGAATCAttagaagaaaatgtaaatgaaCAATTTGATGACTTTGAGGCTAAGTCGTGTCTTACCATAACAGACGTGGCTGATAAGATTGATGAGCTTGTGAATGATGTGATCAATTTGGAGAGCTTGTTCTCATCTCAAGCAGCTTTAATACACAGACTAAGAGAAGAGATTGATGATCTCAAAGCACAAATCAGAGctctacaaaaagaaaacaattcatCTCAAACTGATGACAATATGAGTAAGAAGTTGAAAGAGATGGAGGAAAAACTGAAGGGTATTAAGGATATAGACCAAGAAGTTGAggaaaagaataagaagattgAAATACACCTTACACAAGCacatttaaaactaattttcttATCCAAGAGAGTAAAAAGCTTGAAGcaagaaggggaagaagacaATGTTACTACTACTAATGTGCCAATACAAGAAGATGCAGAATATTTGACTGATACAAAGTTGCcagaagaaaacattgatgattCAGTTGTGTCTGAAAATGTGTCAAACATTAATTCAGGATCTGAAGTGGTCGATACTGAAAAAGATCTCACTGATGAAGAAGTTAACCAAGAAGAGACAATTGAAGCTACAGGAAAGGAAGCGTCATTAGATGATTTAGAGAAACATGTCTCTGTCACAACATCACCAAAGCCAGATATTATAACAACACAAGGGTCTGATGAGGCAGTTTTGCAGCAGTTGCTAGCACATGGGATAGAAGGCAGAGAGAAACATTTGTTAACCGAATACACAAAAGTACTTCGGAAATATAAGGAAGTAAAGAAGATGTTAGATGCTGCTGAAACTAAACTGAAGAGCGTAAACACAGTGAAGGATGAACAAGTCAGAGCCAAGGATCAACAAGGGGACAAATTGTTCATGCTAATTTACAGAGAAGATTATGCCACAAATGCAATAACTGGTCAAAAGCAGAGGCTATCACCAAATGAAGAGCAATTTGGAGCACGCGTTGATGCATTACTAAGCGAGAATCTAAACTTGTTGGTGAGGTTTAGCAACTCCTTTGGCCAGATACAACAGTTTGATACAGGGATCAAGGACTTACACGTTGAGATATTGAAgatcataaaacaaaagaatcaagatGGAGGAAGAAACACTCTCAAATCAAATGTTCGTCCCATATACAAACACCTCAGCGAGATCCGCACTGAAATGACTGTTTGGTTAGAGAAGAGTTTGCTtctaaaagaagaaattaacaTGAGAGCTTCAACTTTGAGTGACATACAAAATGAAATAACAGAAGCTCTCAAAACAGATTCTGAAGACTCTGATAAGAAACTTACAATCTACCAAGGAGCGAAATTTGAAGGCGAGGTTTCGAACATGACAAAGGAAAACGATAGGATAGCAGAAGAGTTGCAAACAGGTTTAGATCAAGttacaaaacttaaaaaggaTGCTGATACGACCCTGGAGAAACTAAGTGAGGAGCTTTCACTGTCTGAATCAAATGCAGAGTCTTCGCAAGATGGCAAAACTCGCATTCCTTTGAGGTCATTTATATTTGATGTGAAACCAAAGAAGCAAAGACTATCCATTTTCTCTTGTATTCAACCTTCATTGTATAAGAAGAAGCCTACTTCTGGTTCTTAGACATCTTTCCATGTAACTTACCACTGTTACAAATGTATttgttaatgaattttaaatctTTTCATTTTGACTCAGTCTTGGAAGAAGCATGTTTAATTTGCTCCTTTCCTCATTTCACTCATAAGAGAATGGTGTCTTGTCTAACGTGAAAGCAAAAACGTGGGCTTGCCTCTGAGATTTTAATCTTCTTGCTGGATCCTTCAACATCTCATATGAAGGCctgttttgcatttttcatattgttttgtattggcAGGTCCAACAGAGacaaattgaatttgtttcaCCATAATTGTTTcagttttacaaaataaactGGCAAAACGTTTTCAAACAGTGACTTCAGATCAAAGTATTGTATCAAAACGTCAAGACAAAACTTACTTTGAatctgattattttttctttgttaggtCTGAGATGACAAAAAGAAATGCAAACGTCTCTAGGGTaaattatactaataatatTGGTTAAGCTTACcaattactttattttcttactttttattaagtgtaataaccatatatatatgacttttatatatattaactactctctctgttttataatataggatgttttaaaggtttttgcttgtttcataatataagatatttttaatttttgaagtaACTTTTAaacaacttttatatttttattatttattttatgcaattttatttctgattggttaaactttttaaaaataaatatttcttatcatatgtattttagttaaaacatattatattttgaaacggatagAGTATCTAACACCAGCTAGCAGAATCAGAATCGCGTTAGTGTAAGCTAAGCTGTTCACGGCTGTTTTGTTTGACTAAGGGACAATTCACACACATCTTCTTCGTGATCTTTGctgtaaaagaaagaaattaaaacaataaaattatcaaGTTTTTGTCACTATTAACCCATCTATTAaactactatatttttttaacgtCTAGCTAATCTATTGTATTACTACTTTAATCAGTGAttgtacccaaaaaaatttaCTCGTTATTCTATGGTACACATAATAAGAATTTTTAAGAAGTGTGCAAAGTGCAAACATCATTACCCCAAG contains:
- the LOC104735062 gene encoding protein NETWORKED 2C-like, whose translation is MLRRAASNAYSWWWASHVRTKQSKWLEENLQDIEGKVQYALKLLEDEGDSFAKRAEMYYKSRPELISFVEESFKAYRALAERYDHISKELQNANTTIASVFPDQVPEFAMNEDDDDDAPTTPRKHKTHASNQNVPKVPNFPIKDPEAAKKLFMSRNAIKEQNASSSVVNKSGMSKAEAVEEIDKLQKEILVLQTEKEFVKSSYENALAKYWEIEKCITEKQGKVCTLQDEFDEGAVVIEDKEAQILMSTAALKSCQEKLEEMKDQQEKNVKESEITREQIKESTEEVSNLSDALPGDGKTNQEIDSDKEKLESLEENVNEQFDDFEAKSCLTITDVADKIDELVNDVINLESLFSSQAALIHRLREEIDDLKAQIRALQKENNSSQTDDNMSKKLKEMEEKLKGIKDIDQEVEEKNKKIEIHLTQAHLKLIFLSKRVKSLKQEGEEDNVTTTNVPIQEDAEYLTDTKLPEENIDDSVVSENVSNINSGSEVVDTEKDLTDEEVNQEETIEATGKEASLDDLEKHVSVTTSPKPDIITTQGSDEAVLQQLLAHGIEGREKHLLTEYTKVLRKYKEVKKMLDAAETKLKSVNTVKDEQVRAKDQQGDKLFMLIYREDYATNAITGQKQRLSPNEEQFGARVDALLSENLNLLVRFSNSFGQIQQFDTGIKDLHVEILKIIKQKNQDGGRNTLKSNVRPIYKHLSEIRTEMTVWLEKSLLLKEEINMRASTLSDIQNEITEALKTDSEDSDKKLTIYQGAKFEGEVSNMTKENDRIAEELQTGLDQVTKLKKDADTTLEKLSEELSLSESNAESSQDGKTRIPLRSFIFDVKPKKQRLSIFSCIQPSLYKKKPTSGS